From the genome of bacterium:
CGCCCGAACCGGCGCCGGTCAGAAAGCCTGCCACGAAGGGCTTGTCCGGGTGGCCGCCCTCGAAGGCGACCATAACGCCGTCGCCCACAAAGGGCAGCACCACCAGGCGCGCGGCGCTCGTCGCCCAAACGGCCAGGACCTCGCAGCGCGGCAGCAGGGCCAGGGCCGGGTCGTCCGGCTGGACGCCCACCGTGTAGGCGGCGGCGTCCACGGCCGTCACGACGCCCCGGACGGGGAAGCGCATGTAGGAGGACAGGTCCGGGCGGGCCTGCTCCACCAGGCGTTTCAGCTCCTCGCGCACGGCGCCACCCCCAGGACCAAGCGGCCACCTCCCTGCCAGCGGTACTGGGCCTCCTCCACGTGCAGACGCTCGCCGTCCACGGTCACCACCTGGCTGTGCAGGACGGGTGCCACCAGCGTCTCCACCTCCACCAAACCCAGCCGGCCCGGGCGGCGGTCGATCAGATTGACGCCGGTCTCGATGGCGTGCACGGCCGCCTGGGCGTGGTCGGGCTCCGCCAGCACCAGCGCGCCTTCGCGTACGTGGAAGCGCAGCTCGGCCCCCGTCTCGCGGCGCACCCGCTGGATGAGCTGCAGGAGGGCCTCCTTGGGCGTCAGGCCATGCACGGGAAAGCGCCCCAGCGTGATGTCCGGCACGCGCGCGCTCAAGGTCAGGCCGCTGCCGGCCAGGAGATCCCCGGCGATCTCCTGGGGCGTGGCGCCGTCCCACGTGCGCGTGATGGCCCGGCCCCGGGCCTGGAGGATGGTCTGCCAGTCGATGATGTGCACGATCGTCTGCAGGCCCCGGGGATTCAGGGCGCGGATGACACCGTGGAAGAGGCGCATCAGGACCGCCTCCTCGGCGTAGCCCCAGCGGATGGACACTGTCTGGCCCACGGCCAGCTCCGGCACGACATCGTCCTCGGGGTCCTGCAGGAGCAGGTGGCCGGAGTCGGCGGCGTTCATCGCCTGGCTGAAGACCTGGAAGGCGGCCACCACCGGATCGATGCGCCGTCCGGCGATCTCCACCTCGAAGAGGGGATGGATGCCCGAGTCCATCAGAAGCTCCCTCCAAAGGAATCGGTGTCGTAGCCCGGATCATCCAGATCCAAAGCCGGGCTTTCCCCCGTGCGGCCTTCCTGCACGCCGACGGCGAACTGGTCACGCACGTAGCCCAGCTGTTCGTTCAGGGCGGCGTTCCCCTCGATCTCCTCCGCGCCCTGGGCGGCGGCGGCATCGGTCGCGCCGGCGCTTGCCGCCTGGTGCTCCAGCTGGGTCTTGATGGACTCGTACTCCACCAGCTTCAGGTGCACGTAGTAGAAGCCGTAGTCCTCGTCAGCCTCGGGATTCAGCTCCTCGATGTAGACCTGGCGGATCCCGATCAGGTCGGTCAGGGGCGAGACAATCTCCACGGGTTTGGGCAGGCTGGCGCGCCCGTCGCGGAAGAGCTTCTGCAGGACGCGCAGGCGCTCGATGGCGGTCTGGACCACCGTGCCGTTCAGGCTCTCCTCGTCGCAGACTTCCAGCTCCACGGTGATCTCGGCATTCTCGAAGCCCGTGGCCTGGCGGACCTTCCCGCTCTTCTTGGGGATGTCGATCTCGTCGAGCTTGATGGCCTGCTTGATGCTCATGCTCATGGGCGGCACGATGAAGGTCAGGCCGCCCAGCACGAACGGGATCTCGGCCAGGTTGCGCAGCTGGGAGCCCGCCGCCGTGGCCTCCTCCACCAGCAGCTGCTCGGCCGTGGGCGGCCCCACCACTTGGGCT
Proteins encoded in this window:
- a CDS encoding phage baseplate assembly protein V — its product is MREELKRLVEQARPDLSSYMRFPVRGVVTAVDAAAYTVGVQPDDPALALLPRCEVLAVWATSAARLVVLPFVGDGVMVAFEGGHPDKPFVAGFLTGAGSGAQHLVLEQGQSRVVIGADGLVTIESAVKVHVKAPAVELGAAAAEQLLKGNTFLGLFNSHFHIGNKGRPTSNPMVPLPPSVLSNTSRTE